The following proteins are co-located in the Solanum pennellii chromosome 1, SPENNV200 genome:
- the LOC107021220 gene encoding uncharacterized protein LOC107021220, with translation MSRFVIGVVDLVKEKSRTAMLHGDMNLSRLMVYAQSIEKSRLSRYKGIRKGVDPISKIDKGLRKKHDGPSDPIVKDEGGSGSQGGKPTSVTCGKKDFGKCLVGIGNRSSCGKDGHKVRDCPNGEAKGKESNKYPPKVPEGDAPMRNPFYSLRARGSKSDDEDDDIVKFLIFVTLWKSKRCSRA, from the coding sequence ATGAGTAGGTTTGTTATCGGTGTTGTTGACCTAGTTAAAGAGAAGTCTCGTACGGCCATGCTCCATGGTGACATGAACTTGTCCAGACTAATGGTATATGCTCAATCCATTGAGAAGTCCAGGCTTAGTAGGTATAAAGGAATTCGAAAAGGGGTGGATCCAATTAGTAAAATCGATAAaggtttaagaaaaaaacatgaCGGTCCTAGTGATCCTATTGTCAAGGATGAAGGTGGAAGTGGTTCTCAAGGTGGTAAGCCTACTTCTGTTACTTGTGGGAAGAAGGACTTTGGGAAGTGCCTAGTTGGTATCGGAAACAGGTCTAGTTGCGGTAAGGATGGacataaggtgagggattgtccAAATGGTGAAGCTAAAGGAAAAGAGTCTAATAAATATCCTCCTAAAGTTCCGGAAGGTGATGCTCCAATGAGGAATCCTTTCTATTCACTCCGCGCTAGAGGATCAAAATcggatgatgaggatgatgacaTTGTTAAGTTCTTGATTTTTGTAACACTATGGAAGTC